One window from the genome of Deinococcus aerolatus encodes:
- a CDS encoding tyrosine-type recombinase/integrase has protein sequence MQARSIGAMLDAAARRAGLDVAKVSPHKLRHTFATALIESGRSLDEIRVLLGHESIQTTTIYAHTSSARVAAAAAPLPDVVGLSVRGHQPTARWHVDPSPGVRGPRGREIPFDWL, from the coding sequence ATGCAGGCACGCAGCATCGGGGCCATGCTGGACGCCGCCGCCCGCCGCGCGGGCCTGGATGTGGCGAAGGTCAGCCCACACAAGCTGCGCCACACCTTCGCGACGGCGCTGATCGAGTCGGGGCGGTCACTCGACGAGATCCGGGTGCTGCTGGGCCATGAGTCCATTCAGACCACGACGATCTACGCCCACACGTCCAGTGCGCGTGTTGCAGCTGCGGCCGCCCCGCTGCCGGATGTGGTGGGCCTGTCTGTCCGAGGGCACCAGCCAACAGCCAGATGGCACGTTGATCCGTCTCCAGGAGTCAGGGGTCCCAGGGGGCGGGAGATACCGTTCGACTGGCTGTAA
- a CDS encoding XRE family transcriptional regulator produces MKAQNWKAVRAGAVADGRVNEKRVAELKGKALAQVRAHRLAEVRSATGLNQEELSRRLGISQSRVSRIERGDLEKTELATLRAFVRALGGDIEVTVKLGEERFLIG; encoded by the coding sequence ATGAAAGCCCAGAACTGGAAAGCTGTGCGCGCTGGGGCGGTGGCCGACGGACGCGTGAACGAGAAGCGCGTGGCAGAGCTGAAGGGTAAGGCGCTGGCCCAGGTGCGCGCCCACCGCCTAGCGGAGGTCCGGAGCGCCACCGGCCTGAACCAGGAGGAACTATCACGGCGGCTGGGTATCTCCCAGTCACGGGTCTCGCGCATCGAGCGCGGAGACCTGGAGAAGACCGAGCTGGCCACCCTGCGCGCCTTTGTGCGGGCGCTGGGCGGCGACATCGAGGTCACCGTCAAGCTGGGGGAGGAACGCTTCCTGATCGGCTGA
- a CDS encoding type II toxin-antitoxin system RelE/ParE family toxin, with amino-acid sequence MPWEIILLSEVTEWYQGLDEPTANLVTAAVDLLAESGPSLGRPLMDTLRGSSLAHLKELRPGSVGRSEMRILFAFDPRRQAILLTAGDKAER; translated from the coding sequence GTGCCGTGGGAGATCATTCTGCTTTCAGAAGTAACGGAGTGGTACCAGGGTTTGGATGAACCCACCGCCAACCTAGTCACGGCAGCCGTCGACCTGCTGGCCGAGTCCGGCCCGTCCCTGGGGCGCCCCCTGATGGACACCCTGCGCGGCTCTTCACTGGCCCATCTCAAGGAACTGCGCCCTGGTTCAGTGGGCCGCAGCGAGATGCGCATCCTGTTCGCTTTCGATCCCCGGCGGCAGGCCATCCTGCTGACCGCCGGCGACAAGGCCGAGCGCTGA